In the genome of Rhodamnia argentea isolate NSW1041297 chromosome 3, ASM2092103v1, whole genome shotgun sequence, one region contains:
- the LOC115727196 gene encoding probable histone H2A.3, which produces MAGRGKALGAGSASAKKLSSSRSSKAGLQFPVGRVARFLRTGKYADRLGAGAPVYLAAVLEYLAAEVLELAGNAARDNKKTRVAPRHIQLAVRNDEELGRLLGAVTIANGGVLPNIHNTLLPKKAAAGAGSRSSVAVDDA; this is translated from the exons ATGGCCGGAAGAGGAAAGGCACTGGGCGCCGGCTCCGCCTCGGCGAAGAAGCTGAGCTCCTCCCGCAGCTCGAAAGCCGGCCTCCAGTTCCCCGTCGGCCGCGTCGCCCGCTTCCTCAGGACCGGCAAGTACGCCGACCGCCTCGGGGCCGGCGCCCCGGTCTACCTCGCCGCCGTGCTCGAGTACCTCGCCGCCGAA GTTCTGGAGCTGGCTGGGAACGCGGCGAGGGACAACAAGAAGACGCGAGTCGCGCCGAGGCACATTCAGCTGGCGGTGCGCAACGACGAGGAGCTGGGGAGGCTGCTCGGCGCCGTCACCATCGCCAACGGCGGCGTCCTGCCGAACATCCACAACACGCTGTTGCCGAAGAAGGCCGCCGCCGGCGCCGGTTCCCGGAGCTCAGTCGCCGTCGACGACGCCTGA
- the LOC115727194 gene encoding protein DESIGUAL 3-like, producing the protein MDVVAGILGIEAEKAENQVKHLKVRVFECREPSYKAFKLGLAACVLLALAHAIGNLVGGCVCIWSKEDLNRETANKQLAVASLIFSWIVLAVAFSMLMVGTLSNSKSRRTCWIAHHRLLSIGGVLCFIHGLFTVAYFVSAEATRKEDRMMVLQQRQRAQGQEHA; encoded by the exons ATGGATGTGGTCGCCGGGATTCTCGGCATCGAGGCCGAGAAAGCTGAGAATCAG GTGAAACATTTGAAGGTGCGGGTGTTCGAGTGTCGAGAGCCGAGCTACAAAGCGTTCAAGCTCGGGCTGGCTGCGTGCGTGCTCTTGGCGCTGGCTCATGCGATAGGCAACTTGGTGGGGGGATGCGTTTGCATTTGGTCCAAGGAGGATTTGAACAGAGAGACCGCTAACAAGCAATTAGCCGTGGcctctctcattttctcttg GATAGTTTTGGCAGTCGCATTCTCGATGCTGATGGTGGGGACATTATCCAATTCGAAGTCGAGGAGGACCTGCTGGATCGCCCACCACCGGCTGCTGTCGATCGGGGGAGTGCTGTGCTTCATCCACGGGCTCTTCACGGTTGCATACTTCGTGTCGGCCGAGGCCACGAGGAAGGAAGACAGGATGATGGTTCTTCAACAGAGACAAAGAGCACAAGGACAGGAACATGCTTAG
- the LOC115727190 gene encoding uncharacterized protein LOC115727190 produces MSKKKTFSGSTMTLKDFHGGSIPSDLPLPSAPGVTVRPSDRPGFERQAPWGNPVGRPDHRSRPNSSPATRHFDDKSPFLSQTMPIGRNFDEDERKPLDGISASRRTISDDSIRVPSRLELKPQSVTVGRVPSPQGQSQVLQLPSHPQSAYFGVAAEGTQLGISSPSAGGNNRPGVPGSSLNVWAARKEAASVGESFQSAWSASSASSKLVHASALEKVSSGRWQSKPTVPHQVDVEVNKFVEEESELITRGVDDGKFRRSNVVAAREHHDAALARHVERNLNVAVGFHGGRKGLPDHMMVESSDGKERSPLIYSESVKLMHTEGKLGQSRLQQPVPSEASERPKLKLFPRTRPLESSELPSGEPKLVHQRPIDLVHSGMTDELQGIVNPAKHALHGPESGNLAVERPKLNLKPRSQPIEQLEGDNERDRNYVFGGARPRELVLRERGIDDVPVNNHDLGPSSDRLKNDVPKTERASGNVIPTYHSQQSENLVIDQRNGKKFERKDQRIVEKDDVQRRSWRNENRQNGKEAEKQQPPHHQQQQPERRPSPETWRKPVEEPPKPASPEAGVRFGKAASAVELAQAFSGSLSAQPSTPKFSGQKGIPTQPQMPFSRLTGPASRPQINGY; encoded by the exons ATGTCTAAGAAGAAGACGTTCAGCGGGAGCACCATGACGCTCAAGGACTTCCATGGCGGCTCCATCCCCTCCGATCTCCCTCTCCCTTCTGCTCCTGGCGT TACTGTGAGGCCGTCCGACCGTCCGGGATTCGAGAGGCAGGCTCCGTGGGGTAATCCTGTGGGCCGTCCTGATCACCGTTCTCGGCCTAACTCGTCCCCAGCGACCAGGCATTTTGATGACAAGTCGCCGTTCCTCAGTCAAACTATGCCTATTGGCCGTAATTTCGATGAAGATGAGCGCAAGCCCCTTGATGGAATATCAGCCTCGCGTCGAACAATAAGCGATGATAGCATTCGGGTTCCTTCCCGTTTGGAGCTGAAGCCACAATCTGTCACAGTGGGCAGGGTTCCAAGTCCGCAGGGCCAATCTCAGGTTTTGCAGTTGCCGAGCCATCCTCAAAGTGCATACTTTGGAGTAGCTGCAGAGGGTACACAATTGGGTATTAGTTCGCCAAGTGCAGGTGGAAATAACAGGCCTGGAGTTCCTGGGTCCTCGCTGAATGTCTGGGCTGCAAGGAAGGAGGCTGCAAGTGTTGGGGAGTCATTTCAGTCTGCCTGGTCTGCTTCAAGTGCTtcttccaaactggtacacgcCAGTGCTCTTGAAAAGGTATCATCTGGTAGGTGGCAGTCGAAACCAACAGTTCCGCATCAGGTCGATGTGGAAGTTAATAAGTTTGTGGAGGAAGAAAGTGAGTTAATCACCAGGGGAGTTGATGATGGGAAGTTTAGAAGGAGCAATGTGGTGGCTGCCAGGGAACATCATGATGCAGCACTGGCGAGGCATGTGGAGAGGAATTTGAATGTTGCTGTAGGGTTTCATGGTGGTAGGAAAGGGTTGCCAGATCATATGATGGTTGAGTCTTCAGATGGAAAAGAAAGGAGCCCACTTATTTATTCTGAGTCTGTTAAACTGATGCATACAGAGGGTAAACTTGGTCAATCTAGATTGCAGCAACCAGTGCCTTCAGAAGCATCAGAGAGGCCTAAGTTGAAGTTATTTCCTAGGACGAGGCCATTGGAGAGTTCTGAACTGCCTTCTGGCGAGCCTAAACTG GTGCATCAGAGACCAATTGACTTGGTACACTCAGGAATGACTGATGAATTGCAGGGCATAGTGAATCCTGCAAAGCATGCTTTACATGGACCGGAAAGTGGGAATCTGGCAGTGGAGCGTCCAAAATTGAACTTGAAACCAAGATCACAGCCCATTGAGCAATTGGAAGGAGACAATGAACGTGATAG GAATTATGTGTTTGGTGGTGCTCGTCCACGAGAATTG gttcttagagagagagggatcgaTGATGTACCTGTCAACAATCACGATTTGGGACCAAGTTCTGACAG GTTAAAAAATGATGTTCCAAAGACGGAGAGAGCTTCAGGGAATGTTATACCTACCTATCACAGCCAACAATCTGAAAACCTTGTTATTGATCAGAGAAATGGGAAGAAATTTGAGAGGAAGGATCAAAGGATAGTTGAAAAAGATGATGTACAAAGGAGGAGCTGGCGCAACGAGAATCGTCAGAACGGTAAAGAAGCAGAGAAGCAGCAGCCGCCTCACCATCAACAACAGCAGCCAGAGAGGCGGCCTTCTCCCGAAACATGGCGCAAGCCAGTGGAGGAGCCGCCAAAACCAGCTTCCCCAGAAGCAGGTGTGCGATTTGGCAAAGCAGCTTCAGCTGTCGAGCTTGCCCAAGCATTTTCCGGTTCATTATCGGCTCAGCCGTCAACTCCAAAGTTTTCTGGTCAAAAGGGCATCCCCACGCAGCCGCAGATGCCCTTCTCACGGCTTACGGGTCCTGCTTCTCGCCCACAGATCAATGGTTACTGA
- the LOC115727202 gene encoding pentatricopeptide repeat-containing protein At4g21065-like — MQLRLTLRANCSRLRSFPLPDHRPLLFVDSRTPGTGNPPSLELNGVQHRCCHSPPFSCSGTETAAETFHAAAIKKGSVQGVSVANYVLALYAKARNLGDAQKMFDALPERDVRAWTILLSAFARDGSWRMVLDLFRAMAIEGVCPNHFTLSSVLKCCSSLNELKLGKGVHGWIIRNQIHVDTVLANSVLDVYAKCGDINAVERLFDLMREKNTISWNVMIGAYLRGGNAEKSFDLFQSMPYKDVASWNTIIDGLMQNGSERRALELLYEMKVKGPVFNEVTFSIALVLASFLSLLEVGRQVHGIAIRLGVNSNEFIRTSLIDMYCKCGETEKASIVFNCWPLMFRSTKNCEIAYEDAYACSSLVSGFVKNGNYEDAFEIFSTMVRKCMKVDKCTITSIISACANVGILELGRKIHAYILKVGYYQDVHLSSSLIDMYSKCGSLDDASSVFEQSKDSNVVLWTSMIFSFALHGRGKEAVRLVKHMINEGTIPNEITFVGILTACSHAGLLKEGHEHFMLMKDVYGIKPGIEHYACMVDLYGRKGLLNEAKEFIYSNGISDQIAIWKSFLSSCQLHNRVNMGKRVSEKLIQLNSRDQEPYVLLSNMYATDKKWEQAALVRNQMQKGGLKKHPGQSWIQVNGQVHAFIMGDYSHPQAAEVHSYLGKLIG; from the coding sequence ATGCAATTGAGACTGACCTTGAGGGCCAACTGCAGCCGCCTTCGATCCTTTCCTCTGCCCGATCATCGGCCATTACTCTTCGTGGATTCTCGAACCCCAGGAACAGGGAACCCTCCTAGCTTGGAGCTCAATGGAGTTCAGCATCGGTGTTGTCACTCTCCCCCTTTTAGCTGCTCAGGAACGGAGACAGCGGCAGAGACGTTCCACGCCGCAGCGATCAAGAAAGGCTCCGTGCAGGGTGTGAGCGTTGCCAACTACGTTTTGGCTCTTTATGCGAAAGCTCGGAACTTGGGCGACGCCCAGAAGATGTTCGATGCATTGCCCGAGCGAGATGTCCGGGCTTGGACGATTCTTCTGTCCGCTTTTGCGCGCGACGGGTCTTGGAGGATGGTTTTGGATCTTTTCAGGGCTATGGCGATTGAGGGTGTTTGTCCGAATCACTTCACTTTGTCGAGTGTCTTGAAGTGTTGCTCCAGCTTGAATGAGCTCAAACTGGGTAAAGGTGTTCATGGGTGGATCATCAGAAACCAAATTCATGTCGACACCGTGTTGGCAAACTCTGTTCTTGATGTTTATGCGAAATGCGGGGATATCAATGCTGTGGAGAGGTTGTTTGATTTGATGAGAGAGAAGAATACCATTTCTTGGAACGTAATGATTGGTGCTTACCTACGTGGTGGAAATGCAGAGAAATCGTTTGATCTATTTCAGAGTATGCCATACAAAGATGTTGCTAGTTGGAATACGATTATAGATGGGCTTATGCAAAATGGATCAGAAAGAAGGGCACTGGAGCTGCTTTATGAGATGAAGGTAAAAGGACCGGTGTTTAACGAGGTGACCTTTTCCATAGCTCTGGTTTTGGcttcttttttgtctcttttggAGGTTGGAAGGCAAGTTCATGGGATAGCTATTAGATTGGGAGTCAACAGTAATGAATTTATCAGGACTTCTCTCATAGATATGTATTGCAAATGTGGAGAAACTGAAAAGGCTTCAATAGTATTTAATTGTTGGCCTTTAATGTTTAGGAGCACGAAGAATTGTGAAATAGCTTACGAGGATGCATATGCATGCAGTTCATTGGTTTCTGGGTTTGTGAAGAATGGTAACTATGAAGACgcctttgaaatttttagcaCGATGGTCCGAAAATGTATGAAGGTGGACAAATGTACCATTACAAGCATTATTTCAGCGTGTGCAAATGTTGGTATATTAGAACTTGGTCGAAAGATCCATGCCTACATCCTGAAAGTTGGGTATTACCAGGATGTTCACCTTTCTTCCTCATTGATTGATATGTATTCCAAATGTGGGAGCCTCGATGATGCATCATCAGTATTCGAGCAAAGTAAAGACTCGAATGTTGTGCTATGGACTTCAATGATATTCAGCTTCGCTTTACATGGGAGAGGTAAGGAGGCTGTTCGGCTTGTTAAGCATATGATTAATGAGGGAACTATACCAAATGAGATAACTTTTGTTGGTATTTTAACTGCTTGCAGCCATGCAGGACTGCTTAAAGAAGGTCATGAACATTTCATGCTCATGAAAGATGTATATGGAATCAAACCTGGAATAGAACACTATGCTTGCATGGTGGATCTTTATGGGCGAAAGGGTTTATTGAATGAGGCTAAGGAGTTTATTTATAGCAATGGCATATctgaccaaattgcaatttggaAGTCATTTCTATCTTCCTGTCAACTGCACAATAGAGTTAATATGGGAAAAAGGGTTTCTGAGAAATTAATCCAACTTAATTCACGTGATCAGGAACCTTATGTTTTGTTGTCAAACATGTATGCCACTGATAAAAAATGGGAGCAGGCAGCTCTAGTTAGAAATCAAATGCAAAAGGGAGGGCTTAAAAAGCACCCTGGGCAATCGTGGATCCAAGTGAATGGTCAGGTGCATGCATTTATAATGGGAGACTATTCGCACCCACAAGCTGCTGAGGTGCATTCATACTTGGGCAAACTAATTGGATGA